One part of the Patescibacteria group bacterium genome encodes these proteins:
- a CDS encoding YfcE family phosphodiesterase — MLAAIISDIHDNLVNLDKCLDWCQQKGVTSLICLGDLTNSESLARIDANFLEKIFLIQGNAEIYQTEEIKNFPRIKNCGRYGWIRLDDVNIGLVHEPFFINQLIKENQEINFDFIFYGHTHKPWLEEKNGFKIANPGTLGGVFQAASFAILDCQNKRLDLKILNEL; from the coding sequence ATGCTGGCCGCCATCATTTCCGATATCCATGACAACCTAGTGAACCTAGATAAATGCCTTGATTGGTGTCAACAAAAAGGGGTGACCTCCCTGATTTGTCTGGGAGACCTTACTAACTCGGAAAGCCTGGCTAGAATAGACGCTAATTTCCTCGAAAAAATTTTTCTGATCCAGGGCAATGCAGAAATATATCAGACAGAAGAAATAAAAAATTTCCCCAGGATCAAGAATTGCGGACGCTACGGATGGATAAGATTAGATGATGTTAATATCGGCTTAGTCCATGAGCCGTTTTTTATTAACCAGTTAATAAAGGAGAACCAGGAGATAAACTTTGATTTTATTTTTTACGGCCACACCCACAAACCCTGGCTTGAAGAAAAAAATGGCTTTAAAATAGCTAACCCAGGAACCTTGGGCGGTGTCTTCCAAGCAGCCAGCTTTGCCATTTTAGACTGCCAAAATAAAAGATTGGATTTAAAAATACTCAACGAACTATAG
- the argS gene encoding arginine--tRNA ligase produces MTVLEQIRKMIAKVLDREAGDFIYPPQADLGDLSLPCFILAKELERNPVLVAKDLADQYSQHPELKQVIKEIRAEGAYLNFYLKEEYLAASLIKDISRQGAKFGQSHIGGKQTVMIEYSNGNTHKEYHVGHLRNICYGESASRLLSSSGYRVVPVSYINDFGIHVAKTLWFWEDYLRRIGDSAKGLDKGYLLGKCYSAASQKISEYEKAKSEVAEVMKVIEGRQGKMYKLWQTSRRWSLVYFAKIYKELGIVFQETFYESEVIGQGLKIVESLLAKGILVKSQGAIVADLQAYDLGVLPIIRSDGTALYPVADLALALIKAKKYKLAESIYVVDLRQSLYFKQLFKILELMGDKNKRSHLVYDFVTLPGGMMASRTGNVITYQELKQEAWEKNKMEIKSRHSDWNQKKIDQLALKLALGTIKFEMLKVSADKIITFDINEALRLNGYTAVYLQYSLVRIKSLIRKSGRKRLTCPADLEGLILEKEKNLLMTMAKYPEIREIAAAKRDPSEIAHYLFSLAQMVNDYYQSVNVLQAESREKTWRLSLLQALGQILSNGLELLGIETLEEM; encoded by the coding sequence ATGACAGTTTTAGAACAGATAAGAAAAATGATCGCTAAGGTTTTAGACCGGGAGGCTGGTGATTTTATTTATCCTCCCCAAGCGGACTTAGGTGATTTAAGCCTGCCTTGTTTTATTTTAGCTAAGGAGTTGGAAAGGAATCCGGTCTTGGTAGCCAAGGATTTAGCCGATCAATATAGTCAGCATCCAGAGCTAAAGCAAGTTATTAAAGAAATCAGGGCAGAGGGGGCTTATCTTAATTTTTATCTCAAAGAAGAATATCTAGCCGCTTCCCTGATTAAAGATATCAGCCGGCAGGGCGCTAAGTTCGGACAGAGCCATATCGGCGGCAAACAGACAGTGATGATAGAGTATTCTAATGGCAATACTCATAAGGAATATCATGTGGGGCATCTGCGCAATATTTGTTACGGGGAGTCGGCTTCTCGTTTATTATCTAGTAGCGGTTATCGAGTGGTACCGGTTTCCTATATAAATGATTTCGGGATTCATGTTGCCAAGACTCTGTGGTTTTGGGAGGATTATCTGCGCCGCATCGGCGATTCAGCTAAAGGTCTGGATAAGGGCTATCTCTTAGGCAAATGCTATAGCGCCGCTTCTCAGAAAATTTCTGAATACGAAAAGGCTAAGAGCGAGGTGGCGGAAGTGATGAAAGTGATTGAGGGACGGCAGGGCAAGATGTACAAGCTCTGGCAGACCAGCCGCCGTTGGAGCCTGGTTTATTTCGCCAAGATTTATAAAGAGTTAGGAATCGTATTCCAGGAAACGTTTTATGAAAGCGAAGTAATAGGACAGGGGCTAAAAATAGTTGAGTCTTTATTAGCTAAAGGCATTTTGGTTAAAAGCCAAGGAGCGATTGTGGCCGATTTGCAAGCCTATGATTTAGGCGTTTTGCCCATCATTCGATCTGACGGCACGGCTTTATACCCGGTGGCTGATTTAGCCTTAGCTTTGATTAAAGCCAAGAAATATAAGCTGGCTGAATCCATTTATGTGGTGGATTTGCGTCAGAGCTTATATTTCAAACAGTTATTTAAGATATTGGAGCTAATGGGAGACAAGAATAAACGTAGCCATTTAGTTTATGATTTTGTCACCTTGCCTGGGGGCATGATGGCTTCGCGGACCGGCAACGTTATCACTTATCAGGAATTAAAGCAGGAGGCTTGGGAAAAGAACAAGATGGAAATTAAGTCTAGGCACTCTGATTGGAACCAAAAGAAGATCGACCAACTCGCTTTAAAGCTAGCCCTGGGGACAATCAAGTTTGAGATGCTGAAAGTTTCAGCTGACAAGATTATTACCTTTGATATCAATGAAGCTTTGCGCCTCAACGGCTACACCGCTGTTTATTTGCAATATTCTTTGGTTCGTATTAAAAGTCTTATTAGGAAGTCTGGGCGTAAACGCTTAACTTGCCCAGCTGATTTGGAGGGCTTAATTTTAGAAAAAGAAAAGAATTTGTTGATGACTATGGCTAAATATCCTGAGATCAGGGAAATAGCTGCCGCTAAACGTGATCCCTCGGAAATTGCTCATTATCTTTTTTCTTTAGCCCAAATGGTCAACGATTATTATCAATCAGTTAATGTCTTACAGGCTGAGAGCCGAGAAAAAACTTGGCGCCTAAGTTTGTTGCAAGCGTTGGGGCAGATTTTGAGTAACGGTCTAGAGTTATTAGGCATCGAAACTTTGGAGGAAATGTAA
- a CDS encoding MBL fold metallo-hydrolase, producing the protein MGDQNKLFWPLIAIFIFIVLFLFLFDKQLPGAEIFIFQVGQGDAILIKSRGGELIVVDGGPDLSVLKKLGLVLSFWQRQIDYLILSHPHDDHLFGLIEIWRRYQVKNVVRSSLFSDTAADQLFSQLSRQRTYIVSHRQIIRLRAGCSLNFLYPLSESDFIISDVNDSSLVFKFECPGVAVLFTGDAGKKVERSLIDSGLDLSAGFFKISHHGSQTASTPEFLKASGATVAIISVGENNKFGHPATSTLLRLAGLKFKVFRTDFDGDLKIYANNGKYVIDKLSFD; encoded by the coding sequence ATGGGCGATCAAAATAAGTTATTTTGGCCATTAATAGCTATTTTTATTTTCATCGTTCTTTTTTTGTTCTTGTTTGATAAGCAGCTGCCTGGGGCAGAGATTTTTATATTCCAAGTCGGGCAAGGAGATGCTATTTTGATCAAAAGCCGAGGCGGGGAGTTGATTGTGGTGGATGGCGGCCCGGATTTATCAGTTTTAAAGAAGCTGGGTTTAGTCTTGTCTTTTTGGCAAAGACAGATAGATTATCTGATCCTTAGTCATCCGCACGACGATCATTTATTCGGGTTAATAGAAATCTGGCGGCGTTATCAGGTTAAGAATGTCGTGCGGTCATCATTATTTTCTGATACGGCGGCGGATCAATTATTTTCACAACTTTCCCGACAGAGAACTTATATAGTTTCGCACCGGCAGATAATCAGATTACGAGCGGGCTGTTCCCTAAATTTTTTATACCCTTTATCTGAAAGTGATTTTATTATTTCCGATGTTAACGATTCATCTTTAGTTTTTAAGTTCGAGTGCCCCGGCGTAGCCGTTCTATTCACTGGCGACGCGGGCAAGAAAGTTGAAAGATCTTTGATTGATTCAGGGTTGGATTTATCGGCGGGCTTCTTTAAAATATCTCATCATGGCTCTCAGACTGCTAGTACCCCGGAATTTTTAAAGGCAAGCGGCGCTACGGTAGCGATTATTTCTGTTGGTGAGAATAATAAATTCGGGCACCCAGCTACCAGCACTTTACTGAGATTAGCTGGTTTAAAATTTAAAGTTTTTAGAACCGACTTCGATGGTGATCTTAAAATTTATGCTAATAATGGCAAATATGTTATTGATAAATTATCTTTTGATTGA
- a CDS encoding glycine--tRNA ligase, with the protein MKTAKFKQNDSKKMEKIVSLCKRRGFVYPSSEIYGGMAAIYDLGPYGVELANNIKRIWWQNMVQWREDVVGLDSAIFMSPRIWEASGHVKGFSDPLVECKKCHQRLRVDHALEEIGLKADEKMSEVEISKLFVKNIKKIKCPACGSSDFTDLKKFNLLVQSNLGNFTSDWTKEPVYLRGETCQGIYVNYKNVLDSARVRIPFGIAQIGKAFRNEITARQFIFRTREFEQMEMQYFVHPSQEMIEYEKLRSARWQYYLDLGLNPENLRWHKHENLVFYAKAAYDIEYNFPFGFSELEGIHARGNYDLSVHSQASGQDLSYVDTGSQERYLPHIIESSVGVGRTFLAVLSEFYREEETNGEVRVSLDLPYNLAPVKLAVFPLLKNKPDLVAKAKEVFNILKLAYNCEFDDNGNIGKRYSRQDEIGTPFCITVDFDSLENNDVTIRTRGDKRSGAELPRVKISELKNFLADKF; encoded by the coding sequence ATGAAAACAGCTAAATTCAAACAAAATGATAGCAAGAAGATGGAAAAAATAGTTTCTTTATGCAAACGGCGCGGCTTCGTTTATCCCTCATCGGAAATCTATGGCGGCATGGCTGCTATTTATGACCTCGGACCTTATGGCGTAGAATTAGCTAATAATATTAAGAGGATTTGGTGGCAAAACATGGTACAGTGGCGGGAAGATGTAGTCGGTTTGGATTCGGCTATCTTCATGAGTCCCCGCATCTGGGAAGCTAGCGGCCACGTCAAAGGCTTCTCTGACCCCTTGGTTGAGTGCAAGAAATGCCACCAGCGTTTACGCGTCGATCATGCCTTGGAGGAAATTGGGCTCAAGGCTGACGAAAAGATGAGCGAAGTAGAAATCAGCAAGCTGTTTGTTAAAAATATTAAGAAGATAAAATGTCCGGCTTGCGGATCAAGTGATTTTACCGATCTGAAAAAATTTAATTTATTGGTCCAGTCTAATCTAGGAAATTTTACCAGCGATTGGACGAAAGAGCCGGTATATTTACGGGGAGAAACCTGCCAAGGCATTTATGTTAATTATAAGAATGTCTTAGACTCTGCTCGTGTCAGGATTCCTTTCGGCATCGCTCAGATCGGTAAAGCCTTTCGCAATGAAATCACGGCCCGTCAATTTATTTTTCGTACTCGGGAATTTGAGCAAATGGAAATGCAGTATTTCGTCCATCCCAGCCAGGAGATGATAGAATATGAAAAGTTGCGCTCCGCCCGTTGGCAATATTATCTTGATTTAGGCTTGAACCCGGAAAATTTACGTTGGCATAAGCATGAGAATCTAGTTTTCTACGCTAAGGCCGCGTATGATATCGAGTATAATTTTCCTTTCGGCTTTTCTGAATTAGAGGGCATCCATGCCCGCGGGAACTATGACCTTAGCGTCCACTCCCAAGCTTCCGGTCAGGATTTAAGTTATGTAGATACTGGTAGCCAAGAAAGATATTTGCCCCATATCATCGAATCATCCGTTGGCGTGGGTCGGACTTTTTTGGCCGTCTTAAGCGAATTTTACCGCGAGGAAGAAACAAACGGCGAAGTCAGGGTTAGCTTAGATCTACCCTATAATTTAGCCCCGGTGAAGTTAGCGGTCTTTCCTTTGCTTAAGAATAAACCGGATTTAGTGGCCAAGGCCAAAGAGGTCTTTAATATTTTAAAGCTTGCCTATAATTGTGAGTTTGACGATAATGGCAACATCGGTAAGCGCTATAGTCGCCAAGACGAAATCGGAACGCCTTTTTGTATCACGGTCGATTTCGATAGTCTGGAAAATAATGACGTCACGATTAGAACTAGGGGTGACAAGAGGAGTGGCGCCGAATTACCGCGAGTCAAGATTTCTGAATTAAAAAATTTCTTAGCGGATAAATTTTAA
- a CDS encoding GspE/PulE family protein, translated as MSGFSSIENLLDPADEAQDEESVGAQLSRKQQEIKNKEIERQTEAKAKSAGLNYVNLNGFPISPEALSMVDEDEAKEIKGACFFYDGHAIRLACLAYTKKIEDKALELQNKYFAEVKIYLISPASFARLLDFYHALPKTKKIIGGVEIKEEDLEKFKQEISSYKSLNAKINEVNISDVVTLLLASAMKTGASDIHVEAEESRVVIRLRIDGVLQEAATIEKSQWQKIISRLKIISKVKINIDDKPQDGRFSIYSQAKKIEVRSSFLPTAYGESVVMRLLDSQAVPLNLKGLGIRPNIIEILEKEISKPNGLVLTTGPTGSGKTTTLYAIINQLNRAGTKIITLEDPVEYQLEGINQSQVDAAHGYSFSDGLRSILRQDPNIVMVGEVRDLETAEIAVQAALTGHLVLSTLHTNDAAGVIPRLLDIGVKPYFLIPAINAVIGQRLVRKLCPHCRLEHALSAEEDEQIKRILAVISPKAGVEVPPTLPTIYKANPSGCAECNFIGYKGQLGIFEIFTMADNLKQLTADNAPSFQILRQAIENGMLTMLQDGILKTLDGETSLEEIYRVVGDFDYVNELYDLIISQTIGRGLVVSQEIKQTAETLSQNLGGLKDKLQNLSSQELLNLTMAVAAASEAGDIHIEPEEASVKIRFRIDGVLHDIADIPKTQYLPLIAEIKTLAGFATNVRRATLDGRFSLIFPEKKIDCRLSIIIGGRGETIVIRLLNNSAATLKMEKLGITASTKETLEKAIKKTRGIILTTGPTGSGKTTTLYSLLNELNHPDVKIITVEDPIEYELAGIMQTQIDPERGYTFAAAIRSLLRQNPNIMMIGEIRDEETAKIALEAALTGHLVLSTIHANSAAGAISRFAGLGIDRKILANAIEFAISQRLVRRLCPHCKKSYEIDAATEEKIRNIFKDLKNPAIKIPSGRTYYQAVGCDKCGNIGYKGRIGLYEAMENNPELQKTISAETSTDHEIELDAVNQGMVTIAQDGIIKASQGDTSLDEVFRVI; from the coding sequence ATGAGCGGTTTCTCCTCGATTGAAAACTTGCTAGATCCGGCCGATGAAGCCCAAGACGAAGAAAGCGTCGGCGCCCAACTCAGCCGCAAACAACAAGAAATAAAAAACAAAGAAATAGAAAGGCAAACTGAGGCCAAAGCGAAAAGCGCTGGCCTTAATTATGTTAATCTTAACGGTTTCCCCATCAGTCCAGAAGCGCTATCGATGGTAGACGAAGATGAGGCTAAAGAAATCAAGGGCGCTTGTTTTTTTTATGACGGCCATGCCATCCGCTTGGCGTGTTTAGCTTATACCAAGAAAATCGAGGATAAAGCCCTGGAACTACAAAACAAATATTTTGCCGAGGTAAAAATATATTTGATTTCACCGGCTAGCTTCGCTCGCTTATTGGATTTCTATCACGCCCTGCCCAAAACAAAAAAAATAATCGGTGGAGTGGAAATCAAAGAGGAAGATTTGGAAAAATTTAAACAGGAAATTAGTAGCTATAAAAGCTTGAACGCCAAAATAAACGAAGTGAATATCTCTGATGTCGTAACCCTGCTTTTAGCTTCAGCTATGAAAACCGGGGCGAGCGACATTCATGTTGAAGCTGAAGAAAGCCGCGTTGTCATCCGTCTGCGTATCGATGGCGTTCTGCAAGAGGCGGCCACGATTGAAAAGTCACAATGGCAAAAAATTATCAGCCGTCTTAAGATAATCTCAAAAGTTAAGATTAACATCGATGATAAGCCGCAAGATGGCCGTTTTTCCATATATTCTCAAGCGAAAAAAATTGAAGTCCGATCTTCTTTCCTGCCCACCGCTTACGGCGAAAGCGTCGTCATGAGGCTGTTAGACTCCCAAGCCGTACCTCTAAACCTTAAAGGCTTAGGCATCCGCCCTAATATAATCGAAATCTTGGAAAAAGAAATCTCTAAACCGAATGGCTTAGTTTTGACTACCGGACCGACTGGCTCAGGCAAAACCACTACCTTATACGCAATCATCAACCAGCTCAATCGGGCCGGCACTAAAATAATTACCCTGGAAGACCCAGTCGAATACCAACTAGAGGGTATCAATCAGAGCCAAGTCGATGCCGCTCATGGCTATTCTTTCTCTGATGGTTTACGTTCAATCTTACGTCAAGATCCGAATATCGTCATGGTTGGAGAGGTGCGCGACCTAGAAACCGCCGAAATAGCTGTCCAGGCAGCTCTGACTGGCCATTTAGTCTTATCAACTCTACACACCAATGACGCCGCCGGAGTCATCCCGCGCCTTTTAGATATTGGGGTCAAACCATATTTCTTGATTCCCGCGATTAACGCCGTTATCGGCCAGCGCTTAGTCAGAAAGCTTTGCCCCCATTGCCGCCTTGAACACGCGCTAAGCGCCGAAGAAGATGAACAGATAAAAAGAATCTTGGCGGTAATATCCCCTAAAGCCGGAGTTGAGGTTCCACCCACATTGCCGACGATCTACAAGGCAAATCCAAGCGGTTGCGCGGAATGTAATTTCATCGGATATAAGGGGCAATTAGGTATCTTTGAAATTTTTACCATGGCCGATAACCTTAAGCAATTAACAGCGGATAATGCTCCTTCTTTTCAAATATTGAGACAGGCGATTGAAAATGGCATGCTCACCATGCTCCAAGATGGCATATTAAAGACCTTAGATGGTGAAACTAGTCTCGAAGAAATTTACCGTGTCGTTGGTGATTTTGATTATGTGAACGAACTTTATGACTTAATTATTTCCCAAACCATCGGCCGGGGATTAGTTGTAAGCCAGGAAATCAAACAAACAGCCGAAACTCTTAGCCAGAACCTTGGTGGACTGAAAGATAAGCTCCAAAACCTTTCCTCTCAAGAACTCTTGAATTTGACAATGGCGGTCGCGGCCGCTTCTGAAGCCGGCGATATACACATCGAGCCAGAAGAAGCTAGCGTTAAAATCCGCTTCCGAATCGATGGCGTCTTGCATGATATCGCTGATATCCCTAAAACCCAATACCTGCCCCTGATTGCTGAGATAAAGACCTTAGCTGGCTTTGCCACCAATGTCAGACGGGCAACCCTAGATGGCCGGTTTTCCTTAATCTTCCCAGAGAAAAAAATAGATTGCCGCCTATCAATCATCATCGGCGGACGAGGAGAAACGATCGTTATCCGCCTGCTAAACAATTCAGCGGCAACTTTAAAAATGGAAAAATTGGGCATTACCGCCAGTACTAAAGAAACCTTGGAAAAAGCCATCAAGAAAACCCGAGGTATTATCCTAACTACCGGTCCGACCGGTTCCGGTAAGACCACCACTCTCTACTCCCTACTGAACGAACTCAATCATCCGGATGTAAAAATCATTACAGTCGAAGATCCAATCGAATATGAGTTAGCCGGAATAATGCAAACCCAAATTGATCCAGAAAGAGGCTACACTTTTGCGGCGGCCATCCGCTCCCTCCTACGTCAAAATCCCAACATCATGATGATTGGAGAAATTAGAGATGAAGAAACAGCTAAGATCGCCCTAGAAGCCGCCTTAACCGGACACTTGGTGCTTTCCACTATCCACGCCAACAGCGCCGCTGGAGCTATCTCCCGTTTTGCTGGCCTAGGTATCGACCGCAAAATCTTAGCTAATGCCATAGAGTTTGCTATCAGCCAAAGACTTGTCAGACGCTTATGTCCACATTGCAAAAAGAGCTATGAAATAGATGCCGCTACTGAAGAAAAAATCAGGAATATCTTTAAAGACCTAAAAAACCCGGCTATTAAAATACCTAGTGGCCGGACATATTATCAGGCGGTTGGTTGCGACAAATGCGGTAATATCGGTTACAAGGGACGGATTGGCCTGTATGAAGCCATGGAGAATAACCCTGAATTGCAAAAAACTATCAGCGCCGAAACTAGTACGGATCATGAGATTGAGCTAGATGCCGTCAACCAAGGGATGGTCACTATAGCTCAGGATGGTATTATCAAAGCCTCGCAAGGTGACACTAGCTTAGATGAAGTATTCCGAGTTATTTAA
- a CDS encoding VanW family protein, which translates to MVKKTKHVVIFSLLAVLIIAMATGSIFLYQSWRNQQGKIYPKLYLGSYQLGGLSQDEALRLISEKSAELSKQGLNFSYNNKKLNVGPIVSAGSDAYAINVFTLDPEKNLQLVLDYQGQGFLAYLRYRWQILFKNPQLQFSYDLDREELTKILNEAFHDQEIPAVNAGFKLASEKDLNFQLEAEKAGKIIDYEAALNEVENNLARLNQQTIFLKTKTEYPEVYQKDLPALEADARAILSQGEITLNFKDKKWLVNLTRIASWLKTEKKDSSLSLGLDQEKIQEFLKDKIAPEIDKEAALPRFSMINSRLANWQLGEDGQKLNLESSSQKIQKEFIEDKKNSIELEVDVVKTDNSNPENNLNIKEIIGTGHSNFSGSPANRRHNIKVGADTLNGLLIKPGEEFSLVKTLGDVEEGSGYLPELVIKNNKTVPEYGGGLCQIGTTVFRAAMQSGLPITERRNHSYRVSYYEPAGMDAAIYIPKPDVRFLNDTGNYILIQARIEKSDLYFDFWGVSDGRQVEISKPTIYNIVKPGPTKIIETTDLKPGEKKCTEKAHNGADAFFDYKVVYAQANSSEDATKKVRFNSHYVPWQEVCLVGVSASSTASSTASTSPIIATSTNPDIESATNTASSSQTN; encoded by the coding sequence ATGGTCAAGAAAACTAAACACGTTGTAATATTCTCCCTGCTGGCCGTGCTTATAATAGCGATGGCGACCGGGAGCATTTTTTTATACCAATCTTGGCGAAATCAACAAGGCAAAATATACCCAAAGCTCTATCTGGGCTCATACCAATTAGGTGGCCTAAGCCAAGACGAGGCTTTACGCTTAATCAGTGAAAAAAGTGCGGAATTAAGCAAACAAGGTTTAAATTTCTCATACAATAACAAAAAATTAAATGTTGGACCAATCGTCTCAGCCGGATCAGATGCTTACGCTATTAATGTTTTTACGCTCGACCCAGAAAAAAACCTACAACTGGTCCTAGACTACCAGGGTCAGGGTTTCTTAGCCTATCTCCGCTACCGCTGGCAAATCCTCTTTAAAAACCCTCAACTCCAATTCAGCTACGATTTAGACCGGGAGGAACTAACAAAAATATTAAACGAAGCCTTCCATGACCAGGAGATCCCAGCTGTCAACGCTGGTTTCAAGCTAGCCTCTGAAAAAGATTTAAACTTTCAACTAGAAGCCGAGAAGGCCGGAAAAATAATAGACTACGAAGCTGCTTTAAATGAAGTGGAAAATAACCTGGCTCGGCTGAATCAGCAAACTATCTTCTTGAAAACCAAGACCGAATATCCGGAAGTCTATCAGAAAGACTTGCCCGCCCTAGAGGCTGACGCGCGGGCAATTTTGAGCCAAGGTGAAATAACTTTGAATTTTAAAGATAAAAAATGGCTCGTCAACTTAACCAGGATAGCCTCCTGGCTTAAGACAGAAAAAAAAGACTCCTCCCTATCCCTTGGTCTGGACCAAGAAAAAATACAGGAATTTTTAAAAGACAAAATAGCTCCAGAGATAGACAAGGAAGCGGCCTTGCCTCGTTTTTCTATGATCAACTCTCGCCTCGCTAATTGGCAGCTCGGAGAAGATGGGCAAAAATTAAACTTGGAATCAAGCAGCCAAAAAATACAAAAAGAATTTATCGAAGACAAGAAAAACAGCATCGAACTGGAAGTCGACGTAGTAAAAACTGATAATTCTAACCCGGAAAACAATCTCAATATCAAAGAAATAATCGGCACCGGCCATTCAAACTTCTCCGGTTCACCAGCTAATCGCCGCCATAATATCAAAGTCGGGGCCGATACGCTTAACGGCCTACTGATAAAACCAGGAGAAGAATTCTCCTTAGTCAAAACCCTGGGGGATGTTGAAGAAGGGTCTGGCTATTTGCCGGAATTAGTGATTAAAAACAATAAGACGGTGCCCGAATATGGCGGGGGTCTCTGCCAGATCGGCACGACCGTCTTCCGTGCCGCCATGCAAAGTGGTCTGCCGATTACCGAGAGGCGCAATCATTCATACCGAGTTAGCTACTACGAGCCGGCCGGGATGGATGCCGCGATTTATATTCCTAAACCAGACGTTCGTTTCCTCAACGATACCGGCAACTATATCCTGATACAAGCCCGCATCGAAAAAAGTGATCTTTATTTCGATTTCTGGGGAGTTAGCGATGGACGTCAGGTGGAAATCAGTAAACCAACCATATACAATATAGTAAAACCGGGGCCGACCAAGATCATCGAAACCACTGACCTTAAGCCTGGCGAAAAAAAATGTACAGAAAAAGCCCACAATGGAGCTGATGCTTTCTTTGATTATAAGGTTGTCTACGCGCAGGCAAATTCTAGTGAAGACGCAACAAAAAAAGTGCGCTTTAATTCGCACTATGTCCCTTGGCAGGAGGTCTGCTTAGTCGGAGTCAGTGCCAGCAGTACGGCTAGCAGCACGGCTTCCACCAGCCCCATTATAGCCACCAGCACTAATCCCGATATTGAATCAGCTACTAACACTGCTAGTAGCAGTCAAACAAACTAA